A window of Vibrio ishigakensis contains these coding sequences:
- the dusB gene encoding tRNA dihydrouridine synthase DusB: MKIGNYQLKNNLIVAPMAGVTDRPFRELCLRYGAGMAVSEMMLANPKTWNTSKSQQRRVHEGESGIRSVQIAGSDPQLMADAARFNVENGAQIIDINMGCPAKKVNKKLAGSALLKHPEIVEQILKAVVNAVDVPVTLKTRTGWDAEHKNCVEIAKMAEDCGIQALALHGRTRTCMYKGEAEYESIKAVKQAISIPVIANGDIDSPEKAKHVLEYTGADALMIGRPAQGRPWIFQEIQHYLESGTTMPELPLQEVKDIMLGHVHDLHHFYGEYLGPRIARKHVGWYLKEHEQASEFRRVFNAIEVANEQLEALEEYFNSYQ; this comes from the coding sequence TTGAAAATCGGAAACTACCAACTTAAGAATAATTTGATTGTCGCACCTATGGCTGGTGTTACAGACAGACCCTTTCGAGAGTTGTGTTTACGGTACGGTGCTGGCATGGCCGTCAGTGAAATGATGCTAGCCAACCCTAAAACATGGAACACGTCAAAGTCCCAGCAACGAAGAGTGCATGAGGGTGAATCCGGTATTCGCTCTGTGCAAATTGCTGGGTCAGATCCACAACTAATGGCAGACGCAGCGCGATTCAACGTTGAGAACGGTGCTCAAATCATCGATATCAACATGGGTTGCCCTGCGAAAAAAGTGAATAAAAAACTAGCGGGTTCTGCGCTACTAAAGCATCCAGAGATTGTGGAGCAAATCCTGAAGGCAGTAGTAAACGCGGTCGACGTCCCTGTGACGCTCAAGACAAGAACCGGCTGGGATGCAGAGCATAAGAACTGTGTCGAAATCGCTAAAATGGCCGAAGACTGCGGCATACAAGCACTGGCATTACATGGCCGTACGCGTACTTGTATGTACAAAGGAGAGGCAGAATATGAAAGCATCAAAGCGGTTAAGCAAGCTATTTCGATACCTGTAATTGCCAATGGCGATATAGACAGTCCCGAGAAAGCGAAGCATGTACTGGAGTATACCGGTGCAGACGCTTTGATGATTGGTCGTCCAGCCCAAGGGCGTCCGTGGATTTTTCAGGAAATCCAGCATTACTTGGAAAGCGGCACAACAATGCCTGAGCTTCCTCTGCAGGAAGTAAAGGACATTATGCTTGGCCATGTTCATGATCTTCACCATTTCTATGGTGAGTATTTAGGACCACGCATCGCGAGAAAACACGTTGGTTGGTACCTAAAAGAACACGAGCAAGCAAGTGAGTTTCGCCGTGTCTTCAACGCTATCGAGGTTGCTAACGAGCAGCTCGAAGCACTAGAAGAGTATTTTAATTCCTATCAATGA
- the fis gene encoding DNA-binding transcriptional regulator Fis, producing the protein MFEQNLTSEALTVTTVTAQDQIAQKPLRDSVKVSVKNYLAQLNGQDVNDLYELVLAEVEQPLLDMIMQYTRGNQTRAASMMGINRGTLRKKLKKYGMN; encoded by the coding sequence ATGTTCGAACAAAATCTGACTTCCGAAGCACTAACAGTTACCACTGTAACTGCACAGGATCAAATCGCGCAAAAACCACTTCGCGACTCAGTAAAAGTTTCAGTTAAAAACTATCTTGCACAACTAAACGGTCAGGACGTCAACGACCTTTATGAGCTAGTGCTAGCTGAGGTTGAACAACCACTACTAGACATGATCATGCAATACACTCGCGGTAACCAGACTCGCGCTGCATCTATGATGGGTATCAACCGCGGTACTCTTCGCAAGAAGCTTAAAAAATATGGTATGAACTAA
- a CDS encoding GlsB/YeaQ/YmgE family stress response membrane protein — translation MNIIIFLAIGALAGWLAGNLMKGGGFGLVVNIVVGIIGAVIGGLVFGFLGLAATGLIGSIVTSTVGACILLYIAGLISKK, via the coding sequence ATGAACATCATTATCTTTTTGGCAATAGGTGCACTAGCGGGCTGGCTTGCAGGGAACCTGATGAAAGGCGGCGGTTTTGGCCTAGTAGTGAATATCGTGGTCGGTATCATAGGCGCCGTGATCGGTGGGCTGGTGTTTGGCTTCTTGGGTTTGGCAGCTACCGGACTCATTGGCTCCATCGTTACCTCAACAGTAGGTGCCTGTATCCTCCTATATATAGCCGGGCTTATTTCCAAAAAGTAA